A part of Schistosoma mansoni strain Puerto Rico chromosome W, complete genome genomic DNA contains:
- a CDS encoding putative short chain dehydrogenase, whose protein sequence is MACRNMERANEARTRLLEMYGKINEKSEETDVACSRVKSSLKPIFWNQLIIEQLDLASLKSIREFVDRIKSRYKKIDFLINNAGLILQNYTTTEDGFEMTMGVNYIGPFLLTELLLPLLKNAAPSRIINVSSSLHKDGRIPKPHLQYSKKNYKAMKAYSLSKLANAMHIIELSERLKDCGVVAVSLHPGATSTELMRNLTSFPMNVLKPFIRSVLTTPWKGAQTTLYTALTENLTPGGYYSNCTLKKPSKYAQKVEDRKWFWNKTCELLNIKCDN, encoded by the exons ATGGCATGTAGAAATATGGAACGAGCCAACGAAGCTAGAACTCGTCTGTTGGAAATGTATGGTAAGATTAATGAGAAAAGTGAAGAAACCGATGTTGCATGTAGTCGAGTGAAGTCATCTTTAAAGCCGATCTTTTGGAATCAG TTGATAATTGAACAACTTGATTTAgcttcattgaaatcaatcagAGAATTTGTTGATAGAATTAAAAGTAGATACAAAAAAATCGATTTTCTCATCAACAATGCTGGACTCATACTACAAAACTATACAACAACTGAAGATGGTTTTGAAATGACTATGGGAGTGAATTATATTGGACCATTTCTATTGACAGAATTGTTGTTACCATTGTTAAAGAATGCTGCACCATCACGAATAATAAATGTGTCATCTTCACTGCATAAAGATGGTCGCATTCCAAAGCCTCATTTACAGTACAGTAAGAAAAATTATAAGGCAATGAAGGCTTATAGTCTATCGAAATTGGCAAATGCAATGCATATTATTGAATTAAGTGAACGTTTGAAAGATTGTGGTGTAGTGGCTGTTAGTTTACATCCTGGAGCTACCAGTACTGAATTGATGAGGAATCTGACAAGTTTTCCCATG AATGTTCTGAAACCATTTATCCGGTCTGTACTTACAACACCATGGAAAGGTGCACAAACTACTCTATATACTGCACTAACAGAGAACTTGACTCCTGGAGGTTACTATTCAAATTGCACATTGAAAAAGCCTTCAAAATATGCTCAAAAAGTGGAAGACAGAAAATGGTTTTGGAATAAAACATGTGAACTATTGAATATAAAATGTGATAACTAA
- a CDS encoding putative retinal dehydrogenase, protein MPKIMKETIGSWRKLCIINKRLDGKIAIVTGCNTGIGFYTASELARRGATIIMACRNMERANEARTRLLEMYGENNAKSEETDVACSRVKSSLKHIESDQLLIEQLDLASLKSIREFADRIKSKYNKIDFLINNAGLILQNYTTTEDGFEMTMGVNYFGPFLLTELLLPLLKNAASSRIINVSSMIHERGRIIKPDLQYDQKTYDALNAYSTSKLANVIHAIELSERLKDCGVVAVSLHPGIVNTEVMRDMTSFPSNILRLIIRTAFTTPWKGAQTTLYTALTENLIPGSYYSNCTLKTPSKYAQKVEDRKWFWNKTCELLNIKCDN, encoded by the exons ATGCCCAAGATAATGAAAGAGACAATTGGTTCATGGAGAAAATTATGTATTATCAACAAACGATTGGATGGAAAAATAGCAATTGTGACAGGATGTAACACTGGAATCGGTTTTTATACAGCCAGTGAATTAGCTCGTCGTGGTGCAACAATCATTATGGCATGTAGAAATATGGAACGAGCCAACGAAGCTAGAACTCGTCTGTTGGAAATGTATGGTGAGAATAATGCGAAAAGTGAAGAAACTGATGTTGCATGTAGTCGAGTGAAGTCATCTTTAAAGCACATCGAGTCAGATCAG TTGTTAATTGAACAGCTTGATTTAgcttcattgaaatcaatcagAGAATTTGCTGATAGAATCAAAAGTAAATACAATAAAATCGATTTTCTCATCAATAATGCTGGACTCATACTACAAAACTATACAACAACTGAAGATGGTTTTGAAATGACTATGGGAGTGAATTATTTTGGACCATTTCTATTGACAGAATTGTTGTTACCATTGTTAAAGAATGCTGCATCATCACGAATAATAAATGTTTCCTCCATGATTCATGAAAGAGGTCGCATTATCAAACCAGATTTGCAATATGATCAAAAAACCTATGATGCATTAAATGCATATAGCACATCTAAATTGGCAAATGTGATACATGCTATTGAATTAAGTGAACGTTTGAAAGATTGTGGTGTAGTGGCTGTTAGTCTACATCCTGGAATTGTCAATACTGAAGTGATGAGGGATATGACAAGTTTTCCATCG AATATTCTACGATTAATTATTCGAACTGCATTTACAACCCCGTGGAAAGGTGCACAAACTACTCTATATACTGCACTAACAGAGAACTTGATTCCTGGAAGTTACTATTCAAATTGCACATTGAAAACACCTTCAAAATATGCTCAAAAAGTGGAAGACAGAAAATGGTTTTGGAATAAAACATGTGAACTATTGAATATAAAATGTGATAACTAA